Proteins encoded together in one Impatiens glandulifera chromosome 1, dImpGla2.1, whole genome shotgun sequence window:
- the LOC124922320 gene encoding uncharacterized protein LOC124922320 codes for MGSVRVIELQLVAFIMVFSITGLVPILDMIFPAMASFYLLILSRYAFPSRNSSAAASRQEIFDGSTLFKLYVVVGTTVGLFLPLAYVLGGFARGDDYAVRSATPHLFLLAFQILTENIVSGLSLFSQPVRAMVPLLYTVRRIFVILDWLHDVWISKTLPANAQQRDVSWFWFGRSLAVANMVYFSVNLLCFLIPLFLPRAFESYFKERDDDDELVLKKAEERQASSSLSLDSDKKAD; via the exons ATGGGGTCAGTCCGGGTTATTGAGCTTCAACTAGTAGCCTTCATAATGGTGTTCTCCATAACTGGTCTAGTACCCATTCTGGACATGATCTTCCCGGCCATGGCATCCTTTTACCTCCTCATATTATCTCGATACGCTTTCCCGTCGAGGAATTCATCTGCAGCAGCTTCAAGGCAGGAGATTTTCGATGGAAGCACACTGTTCAAGCTATACGTTGTTGTGGGGACGACTGTGGGGTTGTTCCTTCCACTTGCTTACGTTTTGGGAGGATTCGCCAGGGGAGATGACTACGCCGTTCGATCAGCCACACCTCATCTGTTCTTGCTGGCATTCCAAATACTGACGGAGAACATAGTAAGTGGTTTGTCATTGTTCTCACAGCCGGTTAGAGCCATGGTGCCGTTGCTGTATACGGTGAGGAGAATATTTGTGATTCTTGACTGGTTGCATGATGTTTGGATTAGTAAGACATTGCCTGCTAATGCTCAACAAAGG GATGTGTCGTGGTTTTGGTTTGGGAGGAGTCTAGCGGTGGCGAACATGGTGTATTTTTCTGTGAATCTGCTATGTTTTTTGATCCCTCTATTTCTTCCAAGGGCATTCGAGAGCTATTTCAAGGaaagagatgatgatgatgagctTGTTTTGAAGAAGGCTGAGGAGCGGCAAGcatcatcatcactgtcactagATTCCGACAAGAAAGCTGACTGA
- the LOC124922319 gene encoding uncharacterized protein LOC124922319, with amino-acid sequence MGKLICDSTASSPTISWRDPTSAPSIDTIESDVSLIDHAITVSWEDVSGLEEQQRRHLKRLYTKGVLWKHPGGDSSSSQIRSAIFRLTHGGDVEADGNCLFTASQKSMRSLENGRELRRRTVRRFLEDLKSVSGDERKAIDAAIKHLYSPDLKFGWGIHVVQEVKLLAKKEDRESLDAAIDELVQLGLQREMAAESIYKERCDAVDDGPSWAKYMSISGCPDDEFDIITLQYTEEGLLTVDENRAGHAAAFGDDIAIECLATEFKREIYVVQAHGSDAMVDEENCVFFLPHRPRSEISQHPFFLFMKGTGWCGAGADHYEPLVAHPSSSLICQEKAAALVL; translated from the exons ATGGGAAAGCTTATATGTGATTCAACTGCTTCTTCTCCGACAATTTCTTGGAGGGATCCAACCTCAGCTCCATCTATCGATACAATCGAATCCGATGTTTCATTGATAGATCACGCAATAACAGTTTCATGGGAGGATGTTTCCGGCCTCGAAGAACAACAAAGACGCCATTTGAAGAGACTTTACACCAAAGGTGTCCTCTGGAAGCATCCAGGTGGAGATTCTTCTTCGTCTCAGATCAGATCGGCAATTTTTAGGCTAACGCACGGAGGAGATGTAGAGGCGGACGGTAACTGTCTCTTCACGGCGTCTCAGAAATCGATGAGATCTTTGGAAAACGGAAGAGAACTCCGGCGTAGGACCGTGAGGAGGTTCTTGGAAGATCTTAAATCTGTTAGCGGGGATGAGAGAAAGGCGATAGATGCGGCTATAAAGCATCTGTATTCACCGGATCTGAAGTTTGGTTGGGGGATTCACGTTGTTCAGGAGGTTAAGTTGTTGGCCAAGAAGGAAGATCGTGAATCCTTGGATGCAGCCATTGACGAACTTGTTCAGCTGGGATTGCAGAG AGAAATGGCTGCTGAGTCTATTTACAAAGAGAGATGTGATGCTGTTGATGATGGTCCTAGTTGGGCAAAGTACATGTCCATCTCAGGTTGTCCAGACGACGAATTCGACATCATCACTCTGCAATATACAGAGGAGGGTTTATTAACTGTAGACGAGAACCGAGCTGGTCATGCTGCTGCATTTGGGGATGATATAGCTATTGAGTGCCTTGCAACTGAATTCAAAAGAGAGATTTATGtg GTGCAAGCCCATGGATCAGATGCAATGGTTGATGAAGAAAATTGTGTCTTCTTTCTCCCACATCGTCCAAGGAGTGAAATTTCACAACACCCTTTTTTCCTCTTCATGAAAGGAACTG GTTGGTGTGGTGCTGGAGCGGATCATTATGAACCTCTGGTAGCTCATCCTTCTTCCTCTCTAATCTGCCAAGAGAAAGCAGCAGCTCTTGTGCTATAA
- the LOC124925297 gene encoding LOW QUALITY PROTEIN: 31 kDa ribonucleoprotein, chloroplastic-like (The sequence of the model RefSeq protein was modified relative to this genomic sequence to represent the inferred CDS: inserted 2 bases in 1 codon) yields the protein MEVGPPTDLFFKNLHKSEIGEYVQERLRELNMQLNAILHVVDEIKDRLIRVNFGQSFSTFSMLKSRGFGFVTMSTPQEVEAATRQFNGYICKISKTAFIGIRLMFCNNLREGESSFRSPRSGYGESNNSCNRLYVGNLSWGXDESALESLFSEQGNVLEAKVVYDRESGRSRGLGFVTYGSAQEVNNATDSLNGDDLIGRSIHVSVAESKPVLVFFSLFHYFS from the exons ATGGAAGTTGGTCCGCCAACTGatctctttttcaaaaaccttcATAAAAGCGAGATCGGTGAATATGTTCAAGAAAGGCTTCGAGAATTGAACATGCAGTTGAATGCAATATTGCATGTGGTTGACGAAATTAAAGATAGATTGATTAGGGTGAATTTTGGGCAGAGTTTTTCGACTTTTTCTATGCTAAA AAGCAGGGGATTTGGGTTTGTAACAATGTCTACTCCTCAGGAGGTTGAGGCAGCAACTAGACAGTTTAATGGCTATATATGTAAGATTTCAAAGACTgcttttatt GGAATTAGATTGATGTTCTGTAATAACTTGAGGGAAGGGGAATCCTCCTTCAGATCTCCAAGGAGTGGTTATGGAGAAAGTAATAATAGCTGCAATAGGCTATATGTTGGAAATCTTTCATGGGG TGATGAATCTGCTCTTGAAAGCTTGTTTAGCGAGCAAGGAAATGTCTTAGAGGCTAAGGTTGTTTATGATAGAGAAAGTGGGAGGTCAAGAGGTTTAGGGTTTGTGACCTATGGTTCTGCCCAAGAGGTCAACAATGCAACCGATTCATTGAATGGAGAT GACCTCATTGGACGTTCTATTCACGTTAGTGTGGCTGAATCCAAGCctgtacttgtttttttcaGTCTTTTCCATTATTTTTCCTAA